A single Crateriforma conspicua DNA region contains:
- a CDS encoding OprO/OprP family phosphate-selective porin: MNHSLKASALASALAGILGFTPTLSADQFVLAQPVLSDVETGQPHSDFAPRADEPSLIEADGEGESSELFDAPENEAAADETAATIEELTEKLEALQSDWDDFQEGLDKKAAAAKKKPSTSINGRVHIDNWNFAETDPGINIIENGDPNHDPEDRWTFRRIRLELKGDVPGDMFWRMQIDFNNPSTPEIKDAYIGWAALPGNNRLILGNQKRPLGLDHLNSSRFNVFAERPLAVESFNEDARRFGLAMYGHNDEESIGWAYGIYNLENINTSGRFIGDALQMGGYARIWASPWYDETSGGRGYWHLGLAGAVAKPDGDGETDLDDNNNEGRFRTRPLARSSERWLNTGRIEGADWYEVVAFESIFNVGSLQITGEYFLTPMQRDNVAIDDDLFFHGGYVYVSYFLTGEFNPYKRSNGVLDRVKPFENFFLVDRCRGGCGWGLGAFQVAARYDHLDLSDSNIQGGVADMATLGFNWHWTAYSKVQTNLIWGNIEDNAAAAPYDGGDFMIWGMRYMVDF, encoded by the coding sequence ATGAATCATTCACTAAAGGCGTCAGCCTTGGCGTCTGCGCTGGCAGGTATCCTGGGCTTTACCCCAACGTTATCAGCCGATCAGTTCGTGCTGGCACAACCCGTGTTGTCCGATGTCGAAACGGGGCAACCGCACAGCGATTTCGCGCCGCGGGCCGATGAACCATCGCTGATCGAAGCCGACGGGGAGGGCGAATCGTCCGAACTGTTCGATGCACCGGAGAATGAGGCCGCCGCAGACGAAACGGCAGCGACCATCGAGGAGCTGACCGAAAAACTGGAAGCTCTGCAAAGCGACTGGGACGATTTCCAAGAAGGTTTGGACAAAAAAGCAGCCGCGGCCAAGAAAAAGCCGTCGACCAGCATCAACGGCCGGGTCCACATTGACAACTGGAACTTTGCGGAGACGGATCCAGGAATCAACATCATCGAAAATGGTGACCCGAATCATGACCCGGAAGACCGCTGGACGTTCCGCCGAATTCGTTTGGAATTGAAGGGCGATGTCCCTGGCGACATGTTTTGGCGGATGCAGATCGACTTCAACAACCCCAGCACGCCAGAAATCAAAGACGCCTACATCGGTTGGGCCGCTTTGCCCGGCAACAATCGGCTGATCTTGGGAAACCAAAAGCGTCCGTTGGGTTTGGACCACTTGAACAGTAGCCGCTTCAACGTATTCGCCGAACGTCCCCTGGCCGTTGAATCGTTCAATGAAGACGCCCGCCGGTTCGGTTTGGCGATGTACGGTCACAACGATGAAGAATCCATCGGTTGGGCCTACGGCATCTATAACCTGGAAAATATCAACACGTCCGGGCGATTCATCGGTGATGCGTTGCAGATGGGCGGTTACGCTCGCATCTGGGCGTCGCCATGGTACGACGAAACCAGCGGCGGTCGTGGTTACTGGCACTTGGGGTTGGCCGGTGCGGTCGCCAAGCCGGACGGCGACGGCGAAACGGACTTGGACGACAACAACAACGAGGGACGATTCCGTACCCGACCGCTGGCCCGTAGTTCGGAACGTTGGCTGAACACCGGACGCATCGAAGGTGCCGACTGGTACGAAGTGGTCGCGTTCGAATCCATCTTCAACGTCGGTTCGCTTCAGATCACCGGTGAATACTTCCTGACGCCGATGCAGCGTGACAACGTCGCCATCGACGACGATTTGTTCTTCCACGGCGGATACGTCTATGTGTCGTACTTCCTGACCGGTGAATTCAACCCGTACAAGCGATCCAACGGTGTTCTGGACCGGGTCAAGCCGTTTGAAAACTTCTTCCTGGTGGATCGCTGCCGCGGCGGATGCGGTTGGGGACTGGGTGCCTTTCAAGTTGCCGCCCGTTACGACCACTTGGACCTGAGCGACAGCAACATCCAAGGTGGTGTCGCCGACATGGCAACGCTTGGCTTCAACTGGCACTGGACCGCGTACAGCAAAGTCCAGACCAACCTGATCTGGGGCAACATCGAAGACAACGCCGCCGCGGCACCCTATGACGGTGGCGATTTCATGATCTGGGGGATGCGGTACATGGTCGACTTCTAA